A portion of the Thermus thermamylovorans genome contains these proteins:
- a CDS encoding cbb3-type cytochrome c oxidase subunit I, translating into MALPLERTCPATGLRLYSAAETLVKANAVAAVVFLLLGFLWVIPSTLNRVLGPEAASPFLYYQATFLHGWNMLIFWILFFEVALLYFAASAILKTPLRFPGLAWGGFGLMLLGAVLVNYLGVASPQNFLPFTPYVPLKAPPLFYLAVILFAVGAILAVFVFFATLHRAWREKAYGASMPLAAFGALTAAILATTTLLSGAIAFIPAFLWSLGLLPGLDPLWFRHTYWGFGHGAQQVNLAAMVTAWYLLALFTVGGTTPSERLSRIAFLLYLLGINLGSAHHLLTEPTGALSSAWTWVNTGYLIHVAVLGSLIHAFSVPAAIERGLRLRGFTQGLFGWFLRAPWGNPAFSALVLSVVLFGFLGGTSGVTMGSYDQNLKWHNTLAVVGHFKSTVVLGISLAFMGLTYYLLPLLFRRRLLWPRLAAWQPWLFGLGMALLSLAMMRLGLVYGLPRRFGDTFQFGGSPFGFQYPPEMAPLLAAMGIGGTLALLGGFLFVLLVVGSLLWGKPLGDEEIRQAYPVRAEVGHATPKGVYLLALLFLAFFLLYYLYHHWFLAQTWFIGGR; encoded by the coding sequence ATGGCCCTTCCCCTGGAACGCACCTGCCCCGCCACGGGGCTCAGGCTCTACAGCGCCGCGGAAACCCTGGTCAAGGCCAACGCCGTGGCCGCGGTGGTCTTCCTGCTGCTGGGGTTCCTCTGGGTCATTCCCAGCACCTTGAACCGGGTCCTAGGGCCGGAGGCTGCCTCTCCCTTCCTTTACTACCAGGCTACCTTCCTCCACGGCTGGAATATGCTCATCTTCTGGATTCTCTTCTTTGAGGTGGCCCTCCTCTACTTCGCCGCCTCGGCCATCCTCAAAACCCCCCTCCGCTTTCCCGGGTTGGCCTGGGGAGGATTCGGGCTCATGCTCCTGGGAGCGGTCCTCGTCAACTACCTGGGCGTGGCGAGTCCCCAGAACTTCCTCCCCTTCACCCCCTATGTGCCCCTAAAGGCCCCGCCTCTCTTCTATCTGGCGGTGATCCTCTTCGCCGTAGGGGCCATCCTGGCGGTCTTCGTCTTCTTCGCCACCCTGCACCGGGCCTGGCGGGAAAAGGCCTACGGAGCCTCCATGCCCCTGGCGGCCTTCGGAGCCCTGACCGCGGCCATCCTGGCCACCACCACCCTGCTCTCCGGGGCCATCGCCTTCATCCCCGCCTTCCTCTGGTCCTTAGGCCTCCTTCCCGGCCTGGACCCCTTGTGGTTCCGGCACACCTACTGGGGCTTCGGCCATGGGGCCCAGCAGGTAAACCTGGCGGCCATGGTCACCGCCTGGTACCTCCTGGCCCTCTTCACCGTGGGCGGCACCACCCCCAGCGAGAGGCTTTCCCGCATCGCCTTCCTCCTCTACCTCCTGGGCATCAACCTGGGCTCGGCCCACCACCTCCTCACCGAACCCACGGGGGCTCTCTCCAGCGCCTGGACCTGGGTGAATACCGGCTACCTCATCCACGTGGCCGTGCTGGGAAGCCTGATCCATGCCTTCTCCGTACCCGCGGCCATCGAGCGGGGCCTAAGGCTTAGGGGCTTCACCCAGGGGCTTTTCGGCTGGTTCCTTAGGGCCCCTTGGGGGAACCCTGCCTTCTCCGCCCTGGTCCTCTCCGTGGTCCTCTTCGGATTTCTGGGGGGCACGAGCGGGGTCACCATGGGCTCCTACGACCAGAACCTCAAGTGGCACAACACCCTGGCGGTGGTGGGCCACTTCAAGAGCACGGTGGTGCTGGGGATCAGCCTGGCCTTCATGGGCCTCACCTACTACCTACTCCCCCTCCTCTTCCGCCGCCGGCTCCTCTGGCCGAGGCTCGCCGCCTGGCAGCCTTGGCTCTTCGGGCTGGGCATGGCCCTCCTCTCCCTGGCCATGATGCGCCTAGGGCTGGTCTACGGCCTTCCCCGGCGCTTCGGAGACACCTTCCAGTTCGGCGGGAGCCCCTTCGGCTTCCAGTATCCACCGGAGATGGCTCCTCTTCTCGCGGCCATGGGCATCGGGGGCACCTTGGCCCTCCTGGGAGGCTTCCTCTTCGTCCTCCTGGTGGTGGGAAGCCTCCTTTGGGGCAAGCCCTTGGGGGACGAGGAAATCCGCCAGGCCTACCCGGTGCGGGCGGAGGTGGGGCACGCCACCCCCAAGGGGGTGTACCTCCTGGCCCTCCTCTTCCTGGCTTTCTTCCTCCTCTACTACCTCTACCACCACTGGTTCCTCGCCCAGACCTGGTTCATCGGCGGCCGGTAG
- a CDS encoding DUF488 domain-containing protein — MDLRVKRVYDPPSPEDGVRVLVDRLWPRGLSKERAKVDWWAKELAPSDELRRFFAHDPEKYPEFLRRYREELEGNPTLERLRALAQRGRVTFLFGAREARYNNATALAEILRENPEEAV, encoded by the coding sequence ATGGACCTGAGGGTCAAGCGGGTCTACGACCCCCCTTCCCCCGAGGACGGGGTGCGGGTGCTCGTGGACCGCCTCTGGCCCCGGGGGCTCAGCAAGGAGCGGGCCAAGGTGGACTGGTGGGCCAAGGAACTCGCCCCCTCCGACGAGCTCCGCCGCTTCTTCGCCCACGACCCCGAGAAATACCCGGAGTTCCTCCGCCGCTACCGGGAGGAGCTGGAGGGCAACCCCACCTTGGAGCGGCTGCGGGCCCTGGCCCAGCGGGGGAGGGTGACCTTCCTCTTCGGGGCTCGGGAAGCCCGGTACAACAACGCCACCGCCCTGGCGGAGATCCTCAGGGAAAATCCGGAGGAAGCCGTGTAA
- a CDS encoding YbaN family protein, with product MRLAFVGLGLFFTGLGFLGAFLPVLPSTPFFLVAAYLFSRSHPRLEAWLLSLPRVGPLVRNYRAGRGIPRGTKGLATGMALGAAALSVYGLPHPAGQALVVLLIAYGLYFIWKRVPTSAPEKGPKDQELPKG from the coding sequence ATGCGGCTTGCCTTTGTGGGATTGGGCCTCTTCTTTACCGGCCTGGGCTTTTTGGGGGCCTTCCTCCCCGTCCTCCCCTCCACTCCCTTCTTCCTGGTGGCCGCCTACCTTTTTTCCAGAAGCCATCCCCGCCTCGAGGCCTGGCTCCTCTCCCTGCCCCGGGTGGGTCCCCTGGTACGGAACTACCGCGCCGGGCGGGGCATCCCTCGAGGGACCAAGGGCCTAGCTACGGGGATGGCCCTAGGGGCGGCCGCCCTTAGCGTCTACGGCCTGCCCCACCCTGCGGGCCAGGCCCTGGTGGTCCTCCTCATCGCTTACGGCCTCTACTTCATCTGGAAGCGGGTGCCCACCTCAGCGCCGGAAAAAGGTCCAAAAGACCAGGAACTCCCAAAGGGCTAG
- a CDS encoding MarR family transcriptional regulator, producing the protein MLERLAQVERALLLRRAHRLGLTALQAQLLLHLSERPYGVVALAELLALTPATVSEALTTLERKGFLSRAKDPEDGRRWLLKPTEEGLRMAQALKGYAGPFHQALGKVSHQEGLLLGLTELLAELVRQGTVPETGLCLTCRHLRREKGFFCALLGLALTPWDLRLACPDHTPA; encoded by the coding sequence TTGCTAGAGCGCCTGGCCCAGGTGGAGCGGGCCCTCCTCCTCCGAAGGGCGCACCGCCTGGGCCTCACCGCCCTCCAGGCCCAGCTTCTCCTCCACCTCTCCGAAAGGCCCTACGGGGTAGTGGCCCTGGCCGAGCTCCTGGCCCTTACCCCAGCCACGGTAAGCGAAGCCCTTACCACCTTGGAACGCAAAGGTTTTCTCTCGCGGGCCAAGGACCCGGAGGACGGGCGACGGTGGCTCCTCAAACCCACGGAAGAAGGGCTTAGGATGGCCCAGGCCCTGAAAGGTTACGCAGGGCCCTTTCACCAAGCCCTGGGGAAGGTATCCCATCAAGAGGGGCTCCTCTTAGGGCTCACGGAGTTATTGGCGGAGCTGGTACGGCAAGGAACGGTACCCGAAACCGGCCTTTGCCTTACCTGCCGCCACCTACGGCGGGAAAAAGGGTTTTTTTGCGCCCTTCTTGGCCTAGCCCTCACACCTTGGGACCTCCGCCTTGCCTGCCCGGACCACACACCCGCCTGA
- a CDS encoding nitrite reductase, translating into MKGALGFLGLLALAVAALAQAPPPLTPQEREEAARLYFDRCAGCHGVLRKGATGPALDPKRMAERGLEYLKAVIHGGLPRGMPDWGRQGILDERQVEISARFLLEEPPEPPFLSFDEIAATWKVHVPPERRPDRPLHGRNWENFFGQVLRDLGQVAIIDGDTKELVAIVPTGFATHILRSSATGRYFMAIGRDGKASLIDLWMDPPQVVAESKPCIDARSIESSKFKGYEDRYAVVGCYWPPVMVVLDGLTLEPLKMVSTISYAKGAGELVLESRVAAIVASHFNPEWIINLKESGQTWLVDYAYLDKKGRPLPITVIDTELFLHDGGWALKRYFIVAANQVNKLIVIDTKTREFVAEVEAGVLPHPGRGSNWNHPTYGPVWATGNIGSPEVTVVGVDPENHPEYAWRVVRRIELPYTGNLFIKTHPNSPWVIVDFPMSPSPEAAASLCAIDRYRLEVARCWEVPGAREFRARMVHPEFNKGGTEVWVSAWGAKDTPTFIVVYDALTLEEKARITGDWVRTPTGKFNVYNTAYDIY; encoded by the coding sequence ATGAAGGGTGCGCTTGGCTTTCTCGGGCTTTTGGCGCTGGCGGTGGCCGCTTTAGCCCAGGCTCCCCCGCCCCTGACGCCCCAGGAGCGGGAGGAGGCGGCCCGCCTTTACTTTGACCGCTGCGCCGGCTGCCACGGGGTCTTGCGCAAGGGGGCCACGGGGCCCGCCCTGGACCCCAAGAGGATGGCGGAAAGGGGGCTGGAGTACCTGAAGGCGGTGATCCACGGCGGCCTCCCCCGGGGCATGCCCGACTGGGGCAGGCAGGGGATCCTGGACGAGCGGCAGGTGGAGATCTCCGCCCGCTTCCTCCTGGAGGAGCCCCCCGAGCCCCCTTTCCTCTCCTTTGACGAGATCGCCGCCACTTGGAAGGTGCACGTACCCCCCGAGCGAAGGCCTGACAGGCCCCTGCACGGCCGCAACTGGGAGAACTTCTTCGGCCAGGTGTTGCGCGACCTGGGCCAGGTGGCTATCATCGACGGGGACACCAAGGAGCTGGTCGCCATCGTACCCACGGGCTTCGCCACCCACATCCTGCGCTCCTCCGCCACGGGGCGGTACTTCATGGCCATCGGGCGGGACGGCAAGGCCAGCCTCATCGACCTCTGGATGGACCCGCCCCAGGTGGTGGCCGAGTCCAAGCCCTGCATCGACGCCCGCTCCATCGAGTCCAGCAAGTTTAAGGGCTACGAGGACCGGTACGCGGTGGTGGGCTGCTACTGGCCGCCTGTCATGGTGGTCCTGGACGGCCTGACCCTCGAGCCCCTCAAGATGGTCTCCACCATCTCCTACGCCAAGGGTGCCGGGGAGCTGGTGCTGGAATCCCGGGTGGCGGCCATCGTGGCCAGCCACTTCAACCCCGAGTGGATCATCAACCTGAAGGAGTCGGGCCAGACCTGGTTGGTGGACTACGCCTACCTGGATAAGAAGGGTCGGCCTTTGCCCATCACCGTTATCGACACCGAGCTCTTCCTGCACGACGGGGGCTGGGCTTTAAAGCGCTACTTCATCGTAGCCGCCAACCAGGTGAACAAGCTCATCGTCATCGACACCAAGACCCGGGAGTTCGTGGCCGAGGTGGAGGCCGGAGTCCTGCCCCACCCGGGACGGGGTTCCAACTGGAACCACCCTACGTACGGTCCAGTGTGGGCCACGGGGAACATCGGCAGCCCCGAGGTAACGGTGGTGGGGGTGGACCCTGAAAACCACCCGGAGTACGCCTGGCGGGTGGTGCGGCGCATCGAGCTTCCCTACACCGGCAACCTTTTCATCAAGACCCACCCCAACAGCCCCTGGGTTATCGTGGACTTCCCCATGAGCCCGAGCCCCGAGGCCGCGGCCAGCCTTTGCGCCATCGACCGCTACCGGCTGGAGGTGGCCCGGTGCTGGGAGGTGCCGGGAGCACGGGAGTTCAGGGCCCGCATGGTCCACCCGGAGTTCAACAAGGGGGGCACGGAGGTCTGGGTCTCCGCCTGGGGCGCCAAGGACACCCCCACCTTCATCGTGGTCTACGACGCCCTCACCCTGGAGGAGAAGGCCCGCATCACCGGGGACTGGGTGCGCACCCCCACGGGCAAGTTCAACGTGTACAACACCGCTTACGACATCTATTAG
- a CDS encoding hemerythrin domain-containing protein — MVAIFRGRDLIRPGGRVAVLELSPGEEVPVQVQKGEDALLAAIQGELKLRFWSRSLEVRSGEVARLRRGKLVLSAPKGGRALLVVLGISPESLARDHERLLALLEALPAREAAEALAQAFEEHIAKEEALYYPTLSPGKLKERLLEHRLLRELLTELLKALKEGRSTEGIVQRLKTAFQAHSEAELEG, encoded by the coding sequence ATGGTGGCGATTTTTCGGGGAAGGGATCTGATCCGCCCTGGGGGCCGGGTGGCGGTCTTGGAACTGAGCCCAGGAGAAGAGGTCCCCGTACAGGTCCAGAAGGGGGAGGACGCCCTCCTGGCCGCCATCCAGGGAGAACTAAAGCTCCGTTTCTGGAGCAGGAGCCTGGAGGTAAGGTCGGGGGAGGTGGCCCGGCTCCGCCGGGGGAAGCTGGTCCTAAGCGCCCCCAAAGGGGGCAGGGCCCTCCTGGTAGTCCTCGGGATCTCCCCGGAAAGCCTGGCCCGGGACCACGAACGCCTCCTCGCCCTCCTCGAGGCCCTTCCCGCCCGGGAGGCCGCGGAGGCTCTGGCTCAAGCCTTTGAGGAGCACATCGCCAAAGAGGAGGCCCTCTACTACCCCACCCTCTCCCCGGGCAAGCTCAAGGAGCGGCTCCTGGAGCACAGGCTTCTGCGCGAGCTTTTGACAGAGCTCCTCAAGGCCCTGAAGGAAGGCCGCTCCACGGAGGGAATTGTCCAGCGGCTCAAGACAGCTTTCCAGGCCCACTCGGAGGCGGAACTGGAAGGGTGA
- a CDS encoding TIGR04053 family radical SAM/SPASM domain-containing protein, which yields MERPEFAQYPYLVAWEVTNACLLACRHCRASAMPHPLPGELSTDEGLRLIEEVATYRPKPLLLLTGGDPLARPDLLSLIQKARELGLKVGLTPAATPLLTREKVFQLKEAGVTRLALSLDGASPQSHDAFRGEEGTFARTLAALDWAKEAGLPTQVNTTVTRENWPEIQALPDLLAGKGVVLWSLFFLVPVGRGALLRQLSARQFEEVLHWLYQVALSYPFHVKTTEAHHFRRVVLQKRREAGAQDRALAAGESMYREYFQDGMEHSRLGVTDGNGFVFVSATGDVAPSGFLPVYAGNVRERPLLEIYRHSPLFQALRDKDRLKGKCRVCEYRYVCGGSRARAWAETGDYLQSEPRCVYVPPAWTERGGVPAAG from the coding sequence ATGGAGCGTCCCGAGTTCGCCCAGTACCCTTATCTGGTCGCCTGGGAGGTGACCAACGCCTGTCTCCTCGCCTGCCGTCACTGCCGGGCTTCCGCCATGCCCCACCCCCTGCCCGGGGAGCTTTCCACGGACGAGGGCTTGCGACTCATCGAGGAGGTGGCCACCTACCGCCCCAAGCCCCTCCTGCTCCTCACCGGGGGGGACCCCTTGGCCCGTCCCGACCTCCTTTCCCTCATCCAAAAGGCCCGGGAGCTGGGCCTGAAGGTGGGCCTCACCCCGGCGGCCACCCCCCTCCTTACCCGGGAGAAGGTCTTCCAGCTCAAGGAGGCGGGGGTGACCCGGCTGGCCCTTTCCCTGGACGGGGCTAGCCCCCAGAGCCACGACGCCTTTCGGGGAGAGGAGGGCACCTTTGCCCGGACCCTGGCGGCCCTGGACTGGGCCAAGGAGGCGGGGCTTCCTACCCAGGTGAACACCACCGTGACCCGGGAGAACTGGCCGGAGATCCAGGCTTTGCCCGATCTGCTAGCCGGGAAGGGGGTGGTCCTTTGGAGCCTCTTTTTTCTGGTTCCAGTAGGGCGGGGAGCCCTTCTCAGGCAACTCTCCGCCCGGCAGTTTGAGGAGGTGCTCCACTGGCTTTACCAGGTTGCCCTCTCCTATCCCTTCCATGTCAAAACCACCGAGGCCCACCACTTTCGCCGGGTGGTGTTGCAAAAGCGGCGGGAAGCGGGTGCGCAGGACCGGGCCCTGGCGGCGGGGGAGAGCATGTACCGGGAGTATTTCCAAGACGGCATGGAGCACTCGCGGCTGGGGGTTACGGACGGAAACGGCTTTGTCTTCGTGTCCGCCACCGGGGACGTGGCTCCCTCAGGCTTCCTGCCGGTCTATGCGGGGAACGTGCGGGAAAGGCCCCTTCTGGAAATCTACCGGCATAGCCCCCTCTTCCAGGCGCTGCGCGACAAGGACCGCCTGAAGGGGAAATGCCGGGTCTGTGAGTACCGCTATGTGTGCGGGGGGAGCCGGGCCAGGGCCTGGGCGGAGACGGGGGATTACCTACAAAGCGAGCCCCGGTGCGTTTATGTACCCCCGGCCTGGACGGAGCGGGGCGGGGTTCCCGCGGCAGGGTGA
- a CDS encoding Crp/Fnr family transcriptional regulator has product MDLSQVPLFRELGEADLKALRAEARPRALGKGELLFLEGEPVQALFVVRKGLIKVYKLDPEGRKQVVLHVEGPGRVLAEVALFLERPTYPASAEALEASEVLVIPKERFFQLVEARPPLARALIRYLARRQGQLLHLLDRLVFHEVRERLCEYLLEKLKEEGQGFRLPTNPELAALLGTVPEAVSRNLGELYRRGLIRLAGRQVEIPDPQALRGVIR; this is encoded by the coding sequence GTGGACCTCTCCCAGGTACCCCTTTTCCGCGAGTTAGGCGAGGCGGACCTGAAGGCCCTTCGCGCCGAAGCCCGGCCCCGCGCCCTGGGGAAAGGGGAACTCCTCTTCCTGGAAGGAGAGCCCGTGCAGGCCCTTTTCGTGGTACGGAAGGGGCTCATCAAGGTGTACAAGCTAGACCCCGAGGGGAGAAAACAGGTGGTGCTCCACGTGGAAGGCCCGGGAAGGGTGCTGGCCGAGGTGGCCCTCTTCCTGGAGCGCCCCACTTACCCGGCCAGCGCCGAAGCCCTGGAGGCTAGCGAGGTGCTGGTCATCCCCAAGGAGCGCTTCTTCCAACTGGTGGAGGCCCGCCCTCCCTTGGCCCGGGCCCTCATCCGCTACCTGGCCCGCCGCCAGGGGCAGCTTCTCCACCTCCTGGACCGCCTGGTCTTCCACGAGGTGCGGGAAAGGCTTTGCGAGTACCTTCTGGAAAAGCTCAAGGAGGAAGGGCAGGGCTTCCGCCTGCCCACCAACCCCGAGCTGGCCGCCCTCCTGGGCACCGTGCCCGAGGCGGTCTCCCGCAACCTGGGGGAGCTCTACCGGCGGGGGCTCATAAGGCTTGCGGGCCGCCAGGTGGAGATTCCTGATCCCCAGGCCCTGAGGGGAGTCATCCGATGA
- a CDS encoding cytochrome C oxidase subunit II, with the protein MALHTPPKGWQEEGLPPEERVWLVLATLFAIVFLSAFMGLWHLTGRQTTHGEAYQVDPAAFRQEVMAFAERYRVGELHGVPVVAPPPGDVYLMAQAFSWYPVLKLKKGETYRLRVASVDYPHGFSLYPHEWSLQLYPGYEWVYPFTPTRAGEYALICNDYCGLGHHAMVGRILVEE; encoded by the coding sequence ATGGCCCTCCACACCCCCCCCAAAGGCTGGCAGGAGGAAGGCCTGCCCCCGGAGGAGCGGGTTTGGCTCGTGCTGGCCACCCTCTTCGCCATCGTCTTCCTCTCCGCCTTCATGGGACTGTGGCACCTCACCGGCCGCCAGACCACCCACGGGGAGGCCTACCAGGTAGACCCGGCGGCCTTCCGCCAGGAGGTGATGGCCTTCGCCGAGCGCTACCGGGTGGGAGAGCTCCACGGCGTCCCCGTGGTGGCCCCGCCCCCCGGGGACGTCTACCTCATGGCCCAGGCCTTCAGTTGGTACCCGGTCCTAAAGCTGAAGAAGGGCGAGACCTACCGCCTCCGGGTGGCCTCGGTGGACTATCCCCACGGCTTCAGCCTCTACCCCCACGAGTGGAGCCTCCAGCTCTACCCCGGGTATGAGTGGGTCTACCCCTTCACCCCCACCCGGGCCGGAGAGTATGCCCTCATCTGCAACGACTACTGCGGCCTGGGGCACCACGCCATGGTGGGGAGGATCCTGGTAGAGGAGTAG
- a CDS encoding GAF domain-containing protein, translated as MRPLARLQLDAQGRAMVLEADPSLGLEGNGLPCAALVQGQDPFGRPLCPRCPVQRELKRGAYRASTPLLLKGRRLRCQGYRENRGFLVELYPERAEPPDLLLELSRLARHLLDRPEHFPEALETFLGTLRKSLGMEATELFLADPEGHHLLLTAYEGLHREAFLERPWFQLGEGYPGLVALRREPLYTHALKEDPRYLRQKVKQLGYQTYICYPLELPHGLIGVLNLASRDPEADHEEVLEALSRIGPLFASTLYTLLTRLGEVGLFALGAHLQRGEVSEGQHNFLRELRRLSGATGVRLVGRSGERLELGFVPPCAMRDCPAWRGEVMGLKNGLPPCPETEGRPRICLPLWAQGGVVAVGTLFHARPPKPPTGPAAPALWLSRLAIPLLFARAREDPPELEVHALGGFRLRYRGQELSPKSFGRSGAYRLFKFLLANKDRALYTEELLETFFPDLSPERARQELYALVYHLRKTLPGVVEREGEYYRLHLPEKRFLDFERFEELMRKADLEEGLSAFKTLRQALELYKGPLFGDDPYGEWAEAERAYLQDRALSGLLRLGELAEALGYKEVAREAYARALKLEPFLEEARERLLALKG; from the coding sequence ATGCGGCCCCTCGCCCGCCTGCAGCTGGACGCCCAGGGCCGGGCTATGGTCCTCGAGGCCGACCCCTCCTTGGGCCTGGAAGGGAATGGTCTCCCCTGCGCGGCCCTGGTGCAGGGACAGGATCCCTTCGGCCGCCCCTTGTGCCCCCGCTGCCCCGTCCAGCGAGAGCTCAAGCGGGGGGCCTACCGGGCCAGCACCCCCCTCCTCCTCAAGGGGAGGCGGCTCCGCTGCCAGGGCTACCGGGAGAACAGGGGCTTTTTGGTGGAGCTCTACCCCGAGCGGGCGGAACCCCCGGACCTTCTCCTGGAGCTTTCCCGGCTTGCCCGGCACCTCCTGGACCGCCCCGAGCACTTCCCCGAGGCCCTGGAAACCTTTCTGGGCACCCTGCGCAAGAGCCTGGGAATGGAGGCCACCGAGCTCTTCCTGGCGGACCCCGAGGGGCACCACCTGCTTCTCACCGCCTACGAGGGCCTCCACCGCGAGGCCTTCCTGGAAAGACCCTGGTTCCAGCTGGGAGAGGGCTACCCGGGCCTCGTGGCCTTAAGGCGCGAGCCCCTTTACACCCACGCCTTGAAGGAGGACCCCCGCTACCTGAGGCAGAAGGTGAAGCAGCTGGGTTACCAGACCTACATCTGCTACCCGCTGGAGCTGCCTCACGGCCTCATCGGGGTTTTGAACCTGGCCTCCCGGGACCCGGAGGCGGACCATGAGGAGGTCTTGGAAGCCCTCTCCCGCATCGGCCCCCTCTTCGCCAGCACCCTCTACACCCTCCTCACCCGCCTGGGGGAAGTGGGGCTTTTTGCCCTGGGGGCCCACCTGCAGCGGGGTGAGGTTTCCGAGGGTCAGCACAACTTTTTACGGGAGCTCAGGCGCCTTTCCGGGGCCACGGGGGTCCGGCTGGTGGGCCGGAGCGGGGAGCGGCTGGAGCTGGGATTCGTACCCCCCTGCGCCATGAGGGACTGCCCGGCCTGGCGGGGAGAGGTGATGGGCCTCAAGAACGGCTTACCCCCTTGCCCCGAAACCGAGGGCAGGCCCCGCATCTGCCTCCCCCTGTGGGCCCAAGGGGGAGTGGTGGCGGTGGGCACGCTCTTCCACGCCCGTCCCCCCAAGCCTCCCACGGGCCCCGCCGCCCCCGCCCTGTGGCTTTCCCGCCTGGCCATCCCCTTGCTCTTCGCCCGGGCGAGGGAGGACCCCCCGGAGCTGGAGGTCCATGCCCTGGGGGGCTTCCGCCTACGGTACCGGGGGCAGGAGCTTTCCCCCAAGAGCTTCGGCCGGAGCGGGGCCTACCGCCTCTTCAAGTTCCTCCTGGCCAACAAGGACCGGGCCCTTTACACGGAGGAGCTTTTGGAGACCTTCTTCCCCGACCTGTCCCCTGAGAGAGCCCGCCAGGAGCTCTACGCCCTGGTCTACCACCTGCGCAAGACCCTTCCCGGGGTGGTGGAGCGGGAGGGGGAGTACTACCGCCTGCACCTACCGGAAAAGCGCTTTCTGGACTTTGAACGCTTTGAGGAGCTCATGCGCAAAGCGGACCTGGAGGAAGGTCTTTCCGCCTTCAAGACCCTGCGCCAGGCCTTGGAGCTCTACAAGGGCCCCCTCTTCGGGGACGACCCCTACGGGGAGTGGGCGGAAGCGGAGAGGGCCTACCTTCAGGACCGGGCCCTCTCCGGGCTCCTGCGCCTCGGGGAACTGGCGGAGGCGCTGGGCTACAAGGAGGTGGCCAGGGAAGCCTACGCCCGCGCTCTCAAGCTGGAGCCTTTCCTAGAGGAAGCCCGGGAACGCCTCCTGGCCCTGAAGGGGTGA
- a CDS encoding indolepyruvate ferredoxin oxidoreductase subunit alpha, whose translation MPHVICEPCIGVKDRSCQEVCPVECIYDAGEQLYIHPDECIDCGACVPACPVNAIYPEEDVPEKWKVYIEKNREWASSLPNVHVLEKT comes from the coding sequence ATGCCCCACGTGATCTGCGAGCCCTGCATCGGCGTGAAGGACCGATCCTGCCAGGAGGTCTGTCCGGTGGAGTGTATCTACGACGCCGGAGAGCAGCTTTACATCCACCCGGACGAGTGCATCGACTGCGGGGCCTGCGTCCCCGCCTGCCCGGTGAACGCCATCTACCCCGAGGAGGACGTGCCCGAAAAGTGGAAGGTCTACATCGAGAAGAACCGGGAGTGGGCCAGCTCCCTGCCCAACGTGCACGTGCTGGAAAAGACCTGA
- a CDS encoding cytochrome P460 family protein, whose amino-acid sequence MRKVLGILGALALGLLVLAQYGGGATQPTFPYPEGHRLWTHVKSMELRPGHPLYESFGGLHHIYVNQAGLKTYLEGKRTPFPKGTVIVFDLLEAKAEGNALLEGPRKLIGVMVKDPDRYRDTGGWGYYAFGPDKRPLSIDPQSCHACHQGAAHTDYVFSAFRP is encoded by the coding sequence ATGAGGAAGGTTTTGGGAATCCTCGGCGCCTTGGCCTTAGGCCTCCTGGTCCTGGCCCAGTACGGGGGAGGGGCCACGCAACCCACCTTCCCCTACCCTGAGGGCCACCGGCTCTGGACCCACGTGAAGAGCATGGAGCTCAGGCCCGGCCACCCCCTCTACGAGAGCTTCGGCGGCCTGCACCACATCTACGTGAACCAGGCGGGGCTAAAGACCTACCTGGAGGGCAAGAGGACCCCCTTCCCTAAGGGCACGGTCATCGTCTTCGACCTCCTCGAGGCCAAGGCGGAAGGAAACGCCCTTCTGGAAGGCCCTAGGAAGCTCATCGGCGTTATGGTCAAGGATCCGGACCGCTACCGGGACACGGGGGGCTGGGGGTACTACGCCTTTGGCCCGGACAAGAGGCCCCTCAGCATCGACCCCCAATCCTGCCACGCCTGCCACCAGGGAGCCGCCCACACCGACTATGTATTCAGCGCCTTCCGGCCCTAA